CGCTGAGCACCGTCAGCACCACCGCCGACCAGAGCACGATCGGGTGGCCGATGCGGCACCAATCGGTCTGCGGGAGCCAGGTCTCGCTCGCCGCGAAGACGCACCAGGGAATGGCGATGCATTGCATCAGCATTTTCGCTTTTCCAAAGCGGTCCGCGGGGAAAGGCTTTCCCATGCCTTCCATGACGCCGCGCAGGCTGGTCACCAGCAGCTCGCGGGCCACCATGACCACCACCATCCACGCCGCGACGCCGCTACCGGTGATGTGAAGCTCCGGCGCTCCCGTCGAAAGCCCGGACGAGGCGAGGAAAATAAAAGTCCCCAGGACCAGCACCTTGTCCACGAAGGGATCCATCACGCGCCCGTACGGGGTGACGACATTCCAGCGCCGTGCGAGCCATCCGTCGAGCACATCCGAGAGCGCCGCGGTGACGAACATGATGCTCACCCACCAGCCCAGCGCGCCGCGCTCCGTAAGCGGCGTTCGGCCGAGGACTTCCAAGAGCGCAAGCATCGCGGCGGCAAGAACCAGCCTCGCCGAAGTGATTGCATTGGGCAGCAATCGCCACCACTCGGAGTTCATTGAGGCACTGTAACGGACTCTCGCAGAGGCGTCCGAGCCGCGGAAAATCCTGCGGCGAATCGCCTGCGGAATCCACATTTGCTCGGGTTGCGAGCCGCACAATCGCCGCTTATTCTCCTGCGCCCGTTGCAGGAAGGAGTCCTGCACCTCACGATTTCCGAATCTCGAACGCACTGATCGCGAATCCCAAGTCCCACGCAATGCCGCTTCTTCCTTTCTATATCGCCAGTGCCGTAGCAGCCGTCGGACTCCTCTTTGTGCTGCGCCCGGGGCGAAAAACATGGCGGCGCGGCGGCGCGATCCTGGCTCTGGCCGGAT
This portion of the Planctomycetota bacterium genome encodes:
- the pgsA gene encoding CDP-diacylglycerol--glycerol-3-phosphate 3-phosphatidyltransferase, whose translation is MNSEWWRLLPNAITSARLVLAAAMLALLEVLGRTPLTERGALGWWVSIMFVTAALSDVLDGWLARRWNVVTPYGRVMDPFVDKVLVLGTFIFLASSGLSTGAPELHITGSGVAAWMVVVMVARELLVTSLRGVMEGMGKPFPADRFGKAKMLMQCIAIPWCVFAASETWLPQTDWCRIGHPIVLWSAVVLTVLSGIPALLRAGSLLAGPGSPKKSDSNS